From the genome of Niallia sp. FSL W8-0635, one region includes:
- the gnd gene encoding phosphogluconate dehydrogenase (NAD(+)-dependent, decarboxylating) has product MKVGLIGLGKMGMNLGKNLIDNKHRVMAFDLNTNTIEEIKKYGVEGASSLQDLVQSLEKPRVVWIMVPHSVVDSVISEITPFLSEGDIVIEAGNSHYKESIRRYEQLKKVGVSFMDAGTSGGMEGARYGACYMIGGDPEAWSIVEPIFRDTAVDNGYLYAGKSGSGHFLKMVHNGIEYGMMAAIGEGFEVLEKSDFDFDYEKVARVWNNGSVIRSWLMELTERAFSKDAKLDEIKGIMHSSGEGKWTVETALDLQTATPVIAMSLLMRYRSLDNDTFTGKVVASLRNEFGGHAVEKS; this is encoded by the coding sequence GTGAAAGTAGGATTAATTGGATTAGGGAAAATGGGTATGAACTTAGGAAAAAACTTAATTGACAATAAACACCGTGTAATGGCGTTTGATCTAAATACAAATACTATTGAAGAAATTAAAAAATATGGAGTTGAAGGAGCATCCAGTTTACAAGATCTTGTTCAATCATTAGAAAAGCCACGAGTTGTTTGGATAATGGTCCCACACTCCGTCGTTGATTCAGTTATTAGTGAAATCACACCATTTCTAAGTGAAGGAGATATCGTCATTGAAGCTGGTAATTCGCATTATAAGGAATCCATTCGTCGTTACGAACAGTTGAAGAAAGTTGGAGTGAGCTTTATGGATGCCGGTACTTCTGGGGGGATGGAAGGTGCTCGCTATGGTGCTTGTTATATGATTGGTGGAGATCCTGAAGCATGGAGCATTGTCGAGCCGATTTTTAGAGATACAGCTGTAGATAATGGGTATTTATATGCTGGGAAATCTGGTAGTGGCCACTTCTTAAAAATGGTCCACAATGGAATAGAATACGGAATGATGGCCGCCATTGGTGAAGGATTCGAAGTCCTGGAAAAAAGCGATTTCGATTTTGACTATGAAAAAGTGGCACGGGTGTGGAATAACGGTTCTGTCATCCGCTCATGGCTCATGGAATTGACAGAACGCGCATTTTCTAAAGATGCAAAATTAGATGAAATTAAGGGCATTATGCATTCTTCTGGGGAAGGGAAATGGACAGTTGAAACCGCTTTGGATCTTCAAACAGCTACCCCTGTTATCGCTATGTCTTTACTAATGCGTTACCGTTCATTAGACAATGATACATTTACAGGTAAAGTGGTAGCTTCCCTTCGTAATGAATTTGGCGGACATGCTGTGGAAAAATCATAA